The following are from one region of the Mesorhizobium sp. B2-8-5 genome:
- a CDS encoding DMT family transporter, whose product MHDDRPVPSRGLPPIDAALLLLAAAIYGGIFPINRLAAETQWPPVGFAFAQSLAAGVILALAAVAAGGRFAVTVGQMGTYLIMGGLVVGLPIGILVSAAPHVDASVLTLVLCLSPIFTLAIGALAGLDRFDWRTFAGMMLGLAGVAVLALPGVGVVGSDGIVWFLVALIAPVMFAAANNCAKWLRPEGASSVMMAAGTLLGGAVVAGVVMLALGGAALPSEWTGRTAMPLVLATAINAVFFVLFFVLVARIGPTRFSVFNYLAVAAGIFWSLAVFDERPAASFWVALFLMLAAMYLVLSRKLD is encoded by the coding sequence ATGCATGACGACCGACCCGTGCCGAGCCGCGGCCTGCCACCGATAGACGCTGCTCTTCTGCTCCTGGCAGCAGCGATCTACGGCGGCATCTTTCCGATCAACCGGCTGGCCGCCGAGACGCAATGGCCGCCTGTGGGTTTCGCCTTTGCCCAATCGCTTGCGGCAGGCGTGATCCTGGCTCTGGCGGCGGTAGCCGCCGGCGGTCGGTTCGCCGTCACCGTCGGGCAGATGGGCACGTACCTGATCATGGGCGGCCTGGTGGTTGGCCTGCCGATCGGCATACTGGTGTCGGCCGCTCCGCATGTCGACGCCTCGGTGCTCACCCTGGTGCTTTGCCTATCTCCCATATTCACCCTCGCCATCGGCGCGCTGGCGGGCCTTGATCGCTTCGATTGGCGCACTTTCGCCGGCATGATGCTCGGATTGGCCGGCGTGGCTGTCCTCGCGCTGCCCGGTGTAGGCGTTGTCGGTTCGGACGGCATCGTTTGGTTTCTGGTGGCCCTCATTGCCCCGGTCATGTTTGCTGCCGCCAACAACTGCGCCAAATGGCTGCGCCCCGAAGGTGCGTCCTCCGTAATGATGGCGGCTGGAACGTTGCTGGGAGGGGCCGTCGTTGCCGGCGTTGTCATGCTTGCGCTCGGCGGTGCGGCGTTGCCGTCCGAGTGGACGGGCAGGACCGCGATGCCGCTCGTCCTGGCGACGGCGATCAATGCCGTCTTCTTCGTCCTGTTCTTCGTATTGGTCGCTCGTATTGGGCCGACGCGCTTTTCGGTCTTCAACTATCTGGCCGTGGCCGCCGGTATCTTCTGGAGTCTGGCCGTCTTCGACGAACGACCGGCCGCCTCGTTCTGGGTGGCCCTGTTCCTGATGCTTGCAGCCATGTACCTGGTGCTGTCGCGCAAGCTCGACTGA
- a CDS encoding mannonate dehydratase: MKIGLGLYRESLTPDNFRFARQAGATHIVAHLTNYFRGRDPSLSAGSEKEGWGDCSTDALWNYEDFAGLVRTVRDNGLEIAAIENFSPRFWSDILLDGPDRAKQIEGLKRLIQDAGRAGIPCIGYNFSIAGVWGWSRGPFARGEAMSVGLDLAAIDPDLPLPDGVVWNMRYRAGRPAAAPVTVSSDELWQRLGAFLREVVPVAEEAGVVLAAHPDDPPAEALRGAARLVNRPEKYDRLMEIVDSPSNGLELCLGSLQEMPGADEIYGHVRRFARRKRIGYIHFRNVRGKVPNYHETFVDDGDIDMAEIVRILRDENYEGVIIPDHTPEMFCDAPWHAGKAFALGYMRALVQNAAALGPSRTIQSTNIRMQA, translated from the coding sequence ATGAAGATCGGTCTTGGTCTTTACCGGGAGTCGCTGACACCGGACAATTTCCGCTTCGCCCGCCAGGCGGGCGCCACCCACATCGTTGCCCACCTCACCAACTATTTTCGCGGGCGTGATCCTTCGCTGTCGGCCGGCAGCGAGAAGGAAGGCTGGGGCGATTGCTCCACCGATGCGCTGTGGAACTACGAGGACTTCGCCGGCCTGGTCAGGACCGTGCGCGACAACGGGCTGGAAATCGCCGCGATCGAGAATTTCTCGCCGCGCTTCTGGTCCGACATTTTGCTCGATGGTCCCGACAGGGCGAAGCAGATCGAAGGGCTGAAGCGGCTTATCCAGGATGCCGGCCGCGCCGGCATCCCGTGCATCGGCTACAACTTCTCCATCGCCGGTGTCTGGGGCTGGTCGCGCGGGCCCTTCGCGCGCGGCGAGGCTATGTCGGTTGGGCTCGACCTTGCGGCCATCGACCCCGATTTGCCCCTCCCCGACGGCGTGGTCTGGAACATGCGCTACCGCGCCGGCCGGCCGGCCGCCGCGCCGGTGACGGTGAGCAGCGATGAGCTCTGGCAGCGGCTCGGCGCCTTCCTGCGGGAAGTCGTTCCGGTAGCCGAGGAAGCCGGCGTGGTGCTCGCCGCGCATCCGGACGATCCGCCGGCCGAAGCGCTGCGGGGCGCGGCGCGGCTCGTCAACCGGCCGGAAAAATACGACCGGCTGATGGAAATCGTCGATTCACCGTCCAACGGGCTGGAACTCTGTCTCGGCTCGCTGCAGGAAATGCCGGGCGCCGACGAGATTTACGGGCATGTCCGGCGCTTCGCCCGACGCAAGCGCATCGGCTACATCCATTTTCGCAACGTGCGCGGCAAGGTGCCGAACTATCACGAGACCTTCGTCGACGACGGCGACATCGACATGGCCGAGATCGTCCGCATCCTGCGCGACGAAAACTATGAGGGCGTCATCATCCCCGACCACACGCCGGAAATGTTCTGCGACGCGCCCTGGCACGCGGGGAAGGCCTTTGCGCTCGGCTATATGCGCGCGCTGGTGCAGAATGCCGCAGCGCTGGGACCTTCGCGGACCATTCAATCCACCAACATCCGGATGCAAGCCTGA
- a CDS encoding FadR/GntR family transcriptional regulator, which translates to MPENSQAVRDNVVARRAGGSSAVDTAAGRILDLIRARQLNVGDVLPTERELSEITGASRNTVREALRTIRTYGLIEPKPRVGAVLADGQSIAIQNFFAAHMDVSRSSFADIQGFRRIIEVGIGDHIVLNATSEQIEALDEINARIVDSRSIEEAAENDFNFHMSLIGLADNRMLTDMYSFLSPVILRIMTIGKEMRPVLADTRAAHGEIIAALRARDRLAYAYLMSRHLDFALRFLPEEPASDT; encoded by the coding sequence ATGCCTGAAAATTCGCAAGCCGTGCGCGATAACGTCGTTGCCCGCCGCGCTGGCGGCAGCTCCGCGGTCGACACTGCGGCAGGACGGATCCTCGACCTTATTCGCGCGCGACAGCTCAATGTCGGCGACGTGCTGCCGACGGAACGCGAGCTCAGCGAGATCACCGGCGCCAGTCGCAACACGGTGCGCGAGGCGTTGCGCACCATCCGCACCTATGGACTGATCGAGCCCAAACCGCGCGTCGGCGCGGTGCTCGCCGACGGGCAGAGCATCGCCATCCAGAATTTCTTCGCCGCCCACATGGATGTTTCGCGCTCGTCCTTTGCCGACATCCAGGGTTTTAGGCGCATCATCGAGGTCGGCATCGGCGACCACATCGTGCTCAATGCCACGAGCGAGCAGATCGAAGCGCTCGATGAGATCAATGCCCGGATCGTCGACAGCCGCTCGATCGAGGAAGCCGCAGAGAACGATTTCAATTTCCACATGTCCCTGATCGGGCTGGCGGACAACCGCATGCTCACCGACATGTATTCCTTCCTGTCGCCCGTGATCCTGCGGATCATGACCATCGGCAAGGAAATGCGCCCGGTGCTGGCCGACACCCGCGCCGCGCATGGCGAGATCATAGCCGCGCTACGCGCTCGCGACAGGCTGGCTTACGCCTATCTGATGAGCCGCCATCTCGATTTCGCCCTGCGATTCCTGCCGGAAGAGCCGGCTTCCGACACGTGA
- a CDS encoding SDR family NAD(P)-dependent oxidoreductase, producing MKDFEGKVALVTGTTGIGLATARRLAAGGAAIVACGIDRLANAAMRAELGSSGAGTLVVDTDVSVQDQVRDAVAAGVARFGGLDVIVNSAAVHPYGTATTTDWETWNKAMTVNVGSIYLTAHFGIPEMIKRGGGAIVNVASVQGFACQQNVAAYATTKGAIHTLTRSLALDYAAAGIRVNSVSPGSIRTPILEKAARGENGSDADVEEAYRRFGAAHPLGRIGEPEEVAELIAFLCSSKAGFCTGADYKIDGGLTAGIGVK from the coding sequence ATGAAGGATTTTGAAGGCAAGGTCGCGCTGGTGACAGGGACGACCGGGATCGGTCTCGCGACCGCCAGGCGCCTTGCCGCCGGCGGCGCCGCGATCGTCGCCTGCGGCATCGACCGCTTGGCCAATGCCGCGATGCGAGCGGAGTTGGGAAGCTCAGGGGCCGGCACGCTGGTCGTGGACACCGACGTCTCCGTGCAAGACCAGGTCCGCGACGCCGTCGCTGCCGGCGTGGCGCGCTTCGGCGGCCTCGACGTGATCGTCAATTCGGCGGCGGTCCATCCCTATGGAACCGCGACGACGACCGACTGGGAAACCTGGAACAAGGCAATGACGGTCAATGTCGGCTCGATCTATCTGACCGCCCATTTCGGCATCCCGGAAATGATCAAGCGCGGTGGCGGGGCGATCGTCAACGTCGCCTCGGTGCAGGGTTTCGCCTGCCAGCAGAACGTCGCCGCCTATGCCACCACCAAGGGCGCCATCCACACGCTGACGCGTTCGCTGGCGCTCGACTATGCGGCCGCCGGCATCCGGGTCAATTCGGTCAGCCCCGGCTCGATCCGCACGCCGATCCTGGAGAAGGCCGCGCGTGGCGAAAACGGCAGCGATGCCGACGTCGAGGAAGCCTACAGGCGCTTCGGCGCGGCCCATCCGCTCGGCCGCATCGGCGAGCCCGAGGAAGTGGCGGAGCTCATCGCCTTTCTGTGCTCTTCCAAGGCCGGCTTCTGCACCGGCGCGGACTACAAGATCGACGGCGGCCTGACCGCTGGCATTGGCGTGAAATGA
- a CDS encoding IclR family transcriptional regulator: MAAGIAETLEESESGRNGYRVPAVEKALDVLEFMASSADAMTQTEIATGLGRSIHEIYRILLLLEKRGYIFRTQSDRFRLSLKLFELAHMHPPVNRLVESALPAMRELTANADQSCHLVVREGQNALVVLQIDSPLPMRYSVALGSHFPILETSSGAVLLAHSNRSERDRIVERIVAVGEGQGTRGEIEARLNEVARLGYEMRASLAVEGCTNISMPVRDHVGAVIAALTVPLLPQKAARFDRQTVFERTRTAAEKISAALGWGEANSSSRADPERRDYPFSD, translated from the coding sequence ATGGCTGCCGGTATTGCCGAAACGCTCGAGGAAAGTGAAAGCGGCCGCAATGGATATCGCGTGCCGGCGGTGGAGAAGGCGCTCGACGTGCTGGAGTTCATGGCCTCCAGCGCCGATGCGATGACCCAGACCGAGATCGCGACCGGCCTTGGCAGGTCCATCCACGAAATTTACCGCATCCTGCTTTTGCTGGAGAAGCGCGGCTACATCTTCCGCACGCAATCGGACCGCTTCCGGCTGTCGCTGAAACTGTTCGAGCTGGCGCATATGCATCCGCCGGTGAACAGGCTCGTCGAATCCGCGCTGCCGGCGATGCGCGAATTGACCGCCAATGCCGACCAGAGCTGCCACCTTGTGGTGCGTGAAGGGCAGAACGCGCTGGTGGTGCTGCAGATCGATTCACCGCTGCCGATGCGCTATTCGGTTGCGCTCGGATCGCATTTCCCGATCCTGGAAACCAGTTCCGGCGCGGTGCTGCTCGCCCACTCGAACCGGTCCGAGCGCGACCGCATCGTCGAGCGCATCGTCGCCGTCGGCGAAGGCCAGGGAACGCGCGGGGAAATCGAGGCACGGCTGAACGAGGTGGCCAGGCTTGGCTACGAGATGCGCGCGTCGCTGGCTGTCGAGGGCTGCACCAACATCTCCATGCCCGTGCGCGACCATGTCGGCGCCGTCATCGCCGCGCTTACGGTCCCGCTGCTGCCGCAGAAAGCAGCACGTTTCGACCGTCAGACCGTCTTCGAACGAACCCGGACAGCCGCCGAGAAGATATCGGCCGCGCTCGGTTGGGGCGAAGCCAACAGCTCTTCACGTGCCGACCCGGAACGGCGGGATTACCCGTTCAGCGACTGA
- a CDS encoding ABC transporter substrate-binding protein yields MTRLRGLAWDHRRCWGPLDASVGPYRAANPGLEIEWDRRSLYEFGEGALGPVLSAYDLVVFDHPFIGDIAQDELMVPFDAYLSAEQVRFFEQDSVGPSWRSYEKSGRQWALPIDAACHVASYRPDLLERYAPVPRTHEEVVALGRLARKDGKWLGLPFVPTDAMCLLLTLGDPQEDGEQFIATDMVEQVVGQLRELAALSHPNSSGWNPIRCYDHMVAHDDVVYVPFAFGYVNYAAKTDRPYLRFADVPTPRSAGALLGGAGIGVSAQSKHKQQAIDYALFLCSPDYQRGDYVKSGGQPGSLAAWKDAEVNRLSEDFFSSTLRTISSSYLRPTHPGFIAFFRECAPRAAAAIAGDIGAAELADHVNRLYRETRQPERSIA; encoded by the coding sequence ATGACAAGACTGCGCGGTCTTGCGTGGGATCATCGACGTTGCTGGGGTCCGCTGGATGCCAGTGTCGGGCCGTATCGCGCCGCCAATCCCGGCCTGGAGATCGAATGGGACCGGCGCAGCCTCTATGAATTCGGCGAGGGCGCGCTCGGCCCCGTGCTCTCGGCCTACGATCTGGTGGTGTTCGACCATCCCTTCATCGGCGACATCGCGCAGGACGAGCTGATGGTGCCGTTCGACGCTTATCTGTCGGCGGAGCAGGTCCGCTTCTTCGAGCAGGATTCCGTCGGTCCGTCCTGGCGGTCCTACGAGAAGAGCGGGCGCCAATGGGCATTGCCGATCGATGCCGCCTGCCACGTCGCCTCGTATCGCCCGGACCTGCTGGAACGCTACGCACCGGTGCCCCGCACGCATGAAGAGGTGGTCGCGCTCGGCCGGCTGGCGCGCAAGGACGGGAAATGGCTCGGCCTGCCTTTCGTGCCGACGGACGCCATGTGCCTGCTGTTGACGCTTGGCGACCCACAGGAGGACGGCGAGCAATTCATCGCGACGGACATGGTCGAGCAGGTCGTCGGGCAATTGCGCGAGCTTGCGGCGCTGTCGCATCCGAACTCGTCCGGTTGGAATCCGATCCGCTGCTACGACCACATGGTCGCGCATGACGACGTTGTCTATGTGCCGTTCGCCTTCGGCTACGTGAACTATGCCGCGAAGACCGACAGGCCGTATCTGCGCTTTGCCGACGTGCCGACCCCGCGATCGGCCGGCGCCCTGCTCGGCGGCGCCGGCATCGGCGTCAGCGCCCAGTCGAAGCACAAGCAGCAGGCGATCGACTACGCGCTGTTCCTATGCTCGCCCGACTATCAGCGCGGCGACTATGTGAAGTCGGGTGGACAGCCGGGATCGCTGGCAGCCTGGAAGGACGCCGAAGTCAATCGTCTCTCCGAAGATTTCTTCTCCTCGACGCTGCGCACGATCAGCTCGTCCTATCTGCGTCCGACACATCCAGGCTTCATCGCCTTCTTCCGCGAATGCGCGCCGCGCGCGGCCGCGGCCATAGCCGGCGACATCGGCGCTGCGGAGCTCGCCGACCACGTGAACCGCCTCTATCGCGAAACCAGGCAACCGGAACGGAGCATTGCGTGA
- the uxuA gene encoding mannonate dehydratase, producing the protein MEQTWRWYGPDDPVTLDHVKQAGATGVVSALHGIYDGRVWPLENILERKRIIEAAGLTWSVVESIPVHNSIKIGSPERLRYVGFYKDTIRALAKAGIATICYNFMPVVDWTRTDLAYRLPTTGYALRFDAIDFAAYDLFVLKRRNAEAGYTPARIAEAEARLKELSDEKIDGIERNLIAGLPATERAYNRDSFREALADYDAIGPKELRENLAWFLREIIPVAEEEGVRMCIHPDDPPFSLYGLPRIVSTAEDARFILNAVDSPANGLTFCTGSYGTRADNDIVAMVKEFASRIHFVHLRNVTIEDDGSFHEAEHLEGGTDMAHVILALMQEEARRRKEGRADWRIPMRPDHGHLLADDIGKTRINPGYSLIGRLKGLAELRGIMRAVERFGLA; encoded by the coding sequence ATGGAACAAACCTGGCGCTGGTACGGTCCGGACGATCCGGTGACCCTCGATCACGTCAAACAGGCGGGCGCGACGGGCGTGGTCTCGGCCCTGCACGGCATCTATGACGGGCGCGTCTGGCCGCTGGAAAATATCCTCGAGCGCAAGCGGATCATCGAGGCGGCAGGACTGACCTGGTCGGTGGTCGAGAGCATTCCCGTCCACAACTCGATCAAGATCGGTTCGCCGGAGCGACTCCGCTATGTCGGCTTCTACAAGGATACGATCCGTGCCCTCGCCAAGGCCGGCATCGCGACGATCTGCTACAACTTCATGCCTGTGGTCGACTGGACCCGCACGGATCTGGCCTACCGCCTGCCGACGACAGGTTATGCGCTGCGTTTCGATGCGATCGATTTCGCCGCCTACGACCTGTTCGTGCTGAAGCGCCGGAATGCCGAGGCCGGCTATACGCCTGCCCGCATCGCCGAGGCGGAAGCGCGGCTGAAGGAGCTTAGCGACGAGAAGATCGACGGGATCGAGCGCAATCTCATCGCCGGCCTGCCCGCCACCGAGCGCGCCTACAACCGCGACAGCTTTCGCGAGGCCTTGGCCGACTACGATGCGATCGGGCCGAAGGAATTGCGCGAGAACCTGGCCTGGTTCTTGCGCGAGATCATTCCGGTGGCCGAGGAGGAAGGGGTGCGCATGTGCATCCATCCCGACGATCCGCCGTTCTCGCTCTACGGCCTGCCGCGCATCGTCTCGACCGCCGAAGATGCGCGCTTCATCCTCAATGCCGTCGACAGCCCGGCCAATGGCCTGACCTTCTGCACCGGCTCCTACGGCACGCGCGCCGACAACGACATCGTCGCCATGGTCAAGGAGTTCGCCAGCCGCATCCATTTCGTCCATCTGCGCAACGTCACCATCGAGGATGACGGCTCTTTCCACGAGGCCGAGCACCTCGAGGGCGGCACCGACATGGCGCATGTCATCCTCGCGCTGATGCAGGAGGAGGCGCGCCGTCGCAAGGAAGGCCGCGCCGACTGGCGCATTCCGATGCGGCCGGACCACGGGCATCTGCTCGCCGACGACATCGGCAAGACCAGGATCAATCCCGGCTACTCGCTGATCGGCCGGCTGAAGGGCCTCGCCGAATTGCGGGGCATCATGCGCGCCGTCGAGCGGTTCGGGCTGGCTTGA
- a CDS encoding RraA family protein yields the protein MTRLTRLYADDGEMYRLFETELFVAVVGDVMDTLGLQHQFLPPVFKPVDESTRLLGRAMPVLETDIFPSNGPTHNPLMSKPFGLMFEALDDLKPGEIYVASGASPRYALWGELMSTRAKILGARGALVDGFARDTDGIKALGFPCFCAGYYAQDQGVRGKVVDYRCALEIGGVRIEPGTLLFGDKEGVLVVPAEAEEEVVRLALEKVRGEKRVAKAIREGMSAVDAYKTFGIM from the coding sequence ATGACCAGATTGACGCGCCTCTATGCCGACGACGGCGAAATGTACCGCCTGTTCGAAACCGAACTCTTCGTTGCGGTGGTCGGCGACGTAATGGACACGCTGGGGCTGCAGCATCAGTTCCTGCCGCCGGTGTTCAAGCCAGTTGACGAAAGCACGCGATTGCTTGGCCGTGCCATGCCCGTGCTCGAGACCGATATCTTCCCGTCCAACGGACCGACGCACAACCCACTGATGAGCAAGCCGTTCGGGCTGATGTTCGAAGCGCTCGACGATTTGAAGCCCGGCGAGATCTACGTCGCCAGCGGCGCCTCGCCCCGCTACGCGCTGTGGGGCGAGTTGATGTCGACGCGTGCGAAGATCCTTGGCGCGCGCGGCGCGCTGGTCGACGGTTTCGCCCGCGACACGGACGGCATCAAGGCGCTGGGATTTCCCTGCTTCTGCGCCGGTTATTACGCGCAGGACCAAGGCGTGCGCGGCAAAGTCGTCGACTATCGCTGCGCGCTCGAAATCGGCGGCGTGCGCATAGAGCCGGGAACACTGCTGTTCGGCGACAAGGAAGGTGTCCTTGTTGTCCCCGCTGAAGCCGAGGAAGAAGTGGTGCGCCTGGCCCTCGAAAAAGTCCGCGGAGAAAAACGCGTCGCCAAGGCGATCCGCGAGGGAATGAGCGCGGTGGATGCTTACAAGACCTTCGGCATCATGTGA